A region of the Microbulbifer pacificus genome:
TCTGGGCCTCAAGATAGACACCACCGACAACCTGCTGGATGCCCATCGCGGTGCCACCGTGGCGATGGAGATCAAACCCTATTTTGACCTCAAGGGAACCGGTACCCGTTTTGTAAAAAATACGCTGGTCGCTACCGGGTATCTCACCTCCGAAGAGACCAAATTTGACCCGACCCTGGCGGTGCGCATCAAGGCCGGTGTAATCAGCGGTATCGACAACCTGGATATCCCTGCAGACGAGCGCTTTTACGCCGGTGGTGGTGGCTCCGTACGGGGCTACAGCTACCAGGCCCTGGGGCCGCGGCGGCTGATACCTTCCACCGTTCCCGGTGAACCGCCGACGTTGTCGGACCCCATCGGCGGGCGTGCGCTCAGCGAAGTGTCGCTCGAGGGCCGCTTCCGCTTTACCGAGACCTGGGGCGGGGTGCTGTTTCTGGATGGCGGTAATGCCTATGCCGATCCGCAGCCGAGTTTTGACGATCTCTACTGGGGCGCGGGACTCGGTGTGCGCTACATGACTTCGTTTGCGCCACTGCGCTTTGATATTGCCTTCCCGCTGGACCGCCGCGATGATCTGGATGACAGCAGTTACCAGATCTACGTGAGCCTGGGGCAGGCATTCTGATCATGTCTGAGCAATCCTCACCCACCTCGCGTGAAGCGGGACGCAGCAAACGGCGCCGGGGCCGGTACTGGCCGCGCCTGACGCTGATCGCCATTGCACTATTACTGCCATTGATAGGGGCGATATTCCTGGTAGGCACAGAGCGCGGGCGTGTGGCGTTGACCAATGGCGGCATCGCCATCGCCCGCCATTATCTGCCGGACCTCGCCATCGACGCCGAGGGCATCGGCAGCCCGCAACTCGGGCGCTGGTACTTCGAACGGCTGCAAGTGCGCTACCAGGATCAGAGCATGGTGGAGGGGCGCAAACTGACACTGCAGCTGGATATAGAGCGCCTGTGGCAAAACCAGATTCATATTCCAGAGCTGAGCGCGCAGTCCTTTGTGTTCGACAACACGCTGCTGGGGGAATACCTGCAAGCTCACGTCAGCGACGATGAAGTGAAAGAGGTCGCGGAGGAGGCCGGTGCGCCCTCGATACCCGCCATCTGGCTCGAGCGCCTGGCCGTGCAGCAGCTTACCGTCGTCGACAAGGCTCTCAAGGATTTCCCCGTGGTGGCGGTCAACGGTGAGGGCGTTTATCGGTGGCCGGAGCGCGAATCCGCGTTGACGCTGGATATTGCCGAAGTCCCGAGGAGTGAGTCTGGCAATGAGAAAGGGCACCAGATGCACCTGCAGCTCAAGGGCGAGATGCAGAGCGATACAGAGTATGCGCTCACCCTGTCCGCCAGTGAGGCCGCAGGGGGCTTTCTGCCGCGTAGGTTGTTGCTGCCCGAGGGGGAGAATCTCGATGCGGACGGTAAATTCCTGCTGGAACTTGTCGGTGACAATCAGCTGAAAGTCACGGCCGAGCGTTTTTCGCTGCCGTTGGTGCAGCACCGCTTTGGCTTGAGCGGTCATGGGGATGTGGTCTTGTCGCCCTGGTCCGTGGTTACCGACGATCTGACACTCACGGTGGACGACACCCGCCACAGCATTCGCGGTCGCATCGACGGTGAGACCATGGACCTCAAGGTATTGCTGAATCGCCTGCCCGTCGCTATTTCCCAGCCGTGGCAGGACTTTGTTCAGGGGGGATGGCTGACCGCCGACCTCGCCGTGAAAGGGCCGCTTGCACTACCCAATGCGGACGGTAGCCTGGAGCTCAAGACGTCCTATCAAAAGCAGCCGCTGCATCTAACCGGCAAAGTGGAAACCATTGGCGACAAGATCTACCTCCGCACCGCGCGCCTGCGGCTGGCGAAAGCGCAACTGGATGCCAGCGGCAGCGTGGACATCGGCAGCGAGTCGATCGATCTGAAGGGGCAGATAGCGCAACTGCCGTTTGTGGAAATCCGCCGGATTCTCGCCTCTCTCGAGGAAACCCGAGAGCTCGAAATCCCCCCTGAGCTGGATGGCACTATCGAGCGTTTGCAGGTGACCGCCGTCGGCCCGTGGAAGAATCCGCGCCTTGGGGTAAAGCTCGCCAGTGATGTGCGCTACCAGGAACTGGAGACGCGTTTACAGGGCAGAGCCGAGGGCGACCTGAATAAATTTGCGGTGAGTGATCTGCTGCTGGAGGGCGAAGGGCTCAGGGTAAGTGGCAGCGGCGAAGTGAATGTCGAGCGCAAAGCACTGCAGTTCCAGCTGGATGTGGCCGCGCGCGGCTTGAAGCCCGCCGAACAGTTCGGACTGCCTGTGGACGAGGGCACCGAAGTCAGCCTGGATGCGGTGGTGTCGGTCAATGGGCCCTGGGACAACCCGAAAATGTCTGCGCGCCTGTCGTCTGACGGCGAGTACCGCGAGTACCGTTACCGCCTGCGCGGCGGCGCCGCTGGTAATGCGGAGGCTATTACTTTCGATCACTTGCGACTGGATCTCTTCACCGGCGCGGCAGCGGCGGCGATCGCCAGTGGCGGAGCAGATTCGCCGGCAACGCCCGAGCAGTCGCTGCTGCCGGATGAAAAACCCGAAACAACCCCGGAAAATCCTCTGCAGCAATCGCCGGAGCGTGTAGCCGGCACGGCGGCGCTGGCGGCGGAGTCGGAACAAGCGCGCCAGCGCGGCAACGCCTGGCTGGAGTTGAACGGTGTGGTGGAACCCAAGGCCCAGCGCGCCAACGGCAGTGTGGCCGGGCGCAATATCCCGCTGCGGCTTGCGCGCCTTGCGGGGGTGAACCTGCCGCCTTCACTGCGCGGTGAACTCAGTATCGACGGCCAGTTTACCGGTCCCTTCAGCGATCCCGAGGCTACCGCCAATATCCTTGGGCTGGGGGAATATCGCGGTGAGCCCTGGCAAGTGCAGGGTGATGTCAGTTACGGCAAGGCGCAGGTACAGCTGTCGGACGTAAAACTGCTGTGGGCCGGCCGCAACCAGTTGACCGCCCACGGTAGCCTGAGTGCGGATGCGCTGGATCTTGAACTGCGCGCCCAGGCGGTACTGGCGGATTTTGAAGAGTGGCTGAGTGCGGATATCAGTGACAGCGGCGAGCTGAACCTGTGGGCCACCGCTCGCGGTACCCCGAAAGATCCGGACCTTGCCGGCGAGCTGCGGATCAGCGGTCGTGCGCCCGCACTGCGGGATGATGCCCTGGTGCAGTCGCCCCTGATTCTGGCGCTGGAGTGGCAGACGCGAGACGGCGACCTGGAAATGAACCTGGATGCCAGCCACGGCAGCCGTACCGCCGCGGATGCCCAGGCCACCCTCGCTATCGCCCCGATCCTCGAACAGCTTTTTCGCGAGAAGCCCGCGGGTGAATCGCCACCACTGCCCATCGATCTTGAGGCCAATGGCACCGCCGACCTCGCGGCACTCGGCGCCTTCTTCGACCCGGAAATCCACACCATGCGCGGCCGGCTGGACTTCAACCTGGTGGCGGATGGCACCAGCGCGGCACCCAACGCCCGCGGCAAGATCAACCTGCAGGGCGGCTCCTACGAGCACCGCCCCAGCAATACGCGCCTGACCAATATCGTTTTCGTTGCCGATCTCACCCCGGAAGCCTGGCGAGTGGTGGAGGCCAGTGCGCGCGATGGCGACCGCGGGCGGGTGGATCTCGCCGGTGAAGTGACGTTCAACGCGCCGGAGCCGCCGTCACTGGATTTTTCCGTGACCGCGCGCAACGCGCACCTGCTCAATATGCCCGGTGCCAAGGGCGCCTTCTCCGGCGAACTGCGCCTCACTGGCAACACCGAAGATGCACTGCTGGCGGGCTCCCTGAATCTGCGGCCGCTGGCGGTGCAGGTGGAGCACTTTATTGGCAGCAGTGTGCCGGAAATCGACGTGATCGAAGTGCAAGTGGACGGTGGCGAGGAGCGGGAGAGTTCCGAGCTTTTGGGCAATATCGCCCTGGCCCTGGAAATCGTGTTGGATCAGCAATCCTACGTGCGCGGCCTCGGGCTCGATTCCAATCTCAAGGGCAAGGTGGATATCGCCGGTACCGCCGCGGATCCACAGGCGTCCGGCACCCTCACCATTGTGCGTGGCAAGTTTGACCTGTTGGGCAAGAAGTTCGAACTGCAGGAAGGGCAGGTACAGTTCCAGAACAATGTCGCGGTCATCTATGTGAAGGGGGTGCATACCTATCCGGAAGGGGAGATCACTGCGGAGATTTCCGGCACCACCGATAACCCGAAAATCGAGTTCAGTTCCAGCCCGGAAGCCGCCCAGGATGAGATTTTCGCGCAGCTGCTGTTCGGCAAGTCCCTGACGGATATTTCGCCACTGCAGGCGGTGCGTCTGGTCACGGTGGTGCGCACCCTGCAGACCGGTGGCACCGGATTCGACCCGCTCGCCAGCACCCGTGATCTGGTGGGGCTGGATACCCTGGACTTCGAATCCGAGGCTACCGAAGGAGGGGAGGACCAGTACTCGCTGAGCCTCGGCAAGTACATCACCAGCCGCATCTATCTCGAGCTGCAGCGCAGCACCGATCCGCTAAACCCGTGGCGGGCGGAAATGCAGATCGAGCTGCGTAAAAATCTGCGCCTGGATATCAGGTCCGCAGACAACGAGGAAAGTGGCGGCGGAAGTGTGGAACTGCAGTGGAAGAAGGATTACTGACCGTCTATAAAAAATGAACGTTAAAAATACGTGATAAAAAACGATGGGAGAAAACGAAATGGAATATTCGATAGTCGTCCTGGCCGCCGGTTACTCTCATCGCTTCGGTGGTGACAAACGCCTCGCAAGCATTCAGGGTGAACCCATGTTGCTGCGCACCCTGCAGACTGCACTGGCAGCAGCCTCCACCCTTGAAAATACCCAGGTGCAAGTGGTTATTCGCGCCCGCGACCCGGTAATCGCCAACGGTCTCAGCAAAATGCCGGTACAGGTTCTCCATGCGCCGGTGTGGCCCGTGGGTATCGGCGCCAGTCTCGCGTCCTGTGTCGAACAGATTCAGCGACAGGGCGCAAATCCCAAGGCGGTACTGGTGTGCCTCGGGGATATGCCCTTCGTCGAGCCTGAAACCATAGTGGCACTGCTGCAAGCGGTCCGGGAAGATCGCATCTGCGTGCCCGTGTGTGCGGGAACCCGCGGCTATCCCATCGCCATCGGACGTCGCTATCTCACCGCACTTTCGCGCCTGCGCCGTACCGGCGTGGAAAAGGTGCTGCGTATTTATAGCGATGCGGTGTATGACGTGGAAGTCCCGGACCCGGCAATCAACTGCGATATCAACCGTCCGGACGACTTCCACGCAGCAGTGCGGCAGGATCTGTTCGGTAAAATTTTTGCATCTCGCGATACAGCGCAGGGTGAGTCGCAGCCATCGCCACTGGAATAATGAAATAGGCCTCGGTGGCCACTGCAAAAAACTCCGCCGGGGACTGGGCGCCGTAGGTGTCCAGAACCGACGGTGGAGTGTCACTGCCTGCACCCTTTGACTCAACCTCCCCACGCAGCGCGTGAATCCGCTGGCGCAATTCGTCGAAGGCCTCCCGCATCACCGGAGCCCAGTTCTTGCCGTCGGCACTTTTCGCAAACGGCGGCCGCCCGTCAACGTGACCATCCTCTTCGTCCAGCTTATGGGCAAACTCGTGAATTGCCACATTGTGTCCCCGCTCGGGATGCGCAAGCCCCTGTTGCAGGTCCTGCCACGACAACACCACCGGCCCGCGATAATGCGCCTCGCCGGCACGGGCGCTCAGGTGGGTGGAACGAATGTAGCCATCGTAGCGCGTTTCCTCTGCCACATAGGCACCCGGGTACACCAGCACCGTGCGCAGGTCCGGATAGCAGTTGTTGTGGCGCTCAAGTAGCAACACGCAGGCGTGGGCAGCGATCACCACCTGCATCTCTTCCGTGATAATGAGGCCTTCGCAGCCGACAAATTCCTTGTCCCGCAAAAACAGGCTGACATTGCGCTTCAGCTCTACCTGCCTTGTCTTTGGAAGGTACGGGAACAGCGCAAGCCGGTTCGCCAGGATCGTTGTCTGCTGCCGGCTCAGCGGACGCGAGCGCAGGTAGTGGCGACGGGTGCGCTGCCACATCATCGGTACCACCCAGATCATAATGGCGAACAGAATAATCGCGAAGAAAGTTCCCAAATCTAAGTCCCTGTAAATATCACTTGCCGGTCAGTTTATCCCAGTTGGCGGTTGTGTTGACCTCTGGTGATATTCTGCGACCATGTGGCGCGCCCGTATTAAAGAGGGCGAAAATGCATAACAAAAATGAAAAACAGGCAGGAATGTCAGGGTATGGATGCGACAACTTCTGGTTTTATGC
Encoded here:
- a CDS encoding translocation/assembly module TamB domain-containing protein — protein: MSEQSSPTSREAGRSKRRRGRYWPRLTLIAIALLLPLIGAIFLVGTERGRVALTNGGIAIARHYLPDLAIDAEGIGSPQLGRWYFERLQVRYQDQSMVEGRKLTLQLDIERLWQNQIHIPELSAQSFVFDNTLLGEYLQAHVSDDEVKEVAEEAGAPSIPAIWLERLAVQQLTVVDKALKDFPVVAVNGEGVYRWPERESALTLDIAEVPRSESGNEKGHQMHLQLKGEMQSDTEYALTLSASEAAGGFLPRRLLLPEGENLDADGKFLLELVGDNQLKVTAERFSLPLVQHRFGLSGHGDVVLSPWSVVTDDLTLTVDDTRHSIRGRIDGETMDLKVLLNRLPVAISQPWQDFVQGGWLTADLAVKGPLALPNADGSLELKTSYQKQPLHLTGKVETIGDKIYLRTARLRLAKAQLDASGSVDIGSESIDLKGQIAQLPFVEIRRILASLEETRELEIPPELDGTIERLQVTAVGPWKNPRLGVKLASDVRYQELETRLQGRAEGDLNKFAVSDLLLEGEGLRVSGSGEVNVERKALQFQLDVAARGLKPAEQFGLPVDEGTEVSLDAVVSVNGPWDNPKMSARLSSDGEYREYRYRLRGGAAGNAEAITFDHLRLDLFTGAAAAAIASGGADSPATPEQSLLPDEKPETTPENPLQQSPERVAGTAALAAESEQARQRGNAWLELNGVVEPKAQRANGSVAGRNIPLRLARLAGVNLPPSLRGELSIDGQFTGPFSDPEATANILGLGEYRGEPWQVQGDVSYGKAQVQLSDVKLLWAGRNQLTAHGSLSADALDLELRAQAVLADFEEWLSADISDSGELNLWATARGTPKDPDLAGELRISGRAPALRDDALVQSPLILALEWQTRDGDLEMNLDASHGSRTAADAQATLAIAPILEQLFREKPAGESPPLPIDLEANGTADLAALGAFFDPEIHTMRGRLDFNLVADGTSAAPNARGKINLQGGSYEHRPSNTRLTNIVFVADLTPEAWRVVEASARDGDRGRVDLAGEVTFNAPEPPSLDFSVTARNAHLLNMPGAKGAFSGELRLTGNTEDALLAGSLNLRPLAVQVEHFIGSSVPEIDVIEVQVDGGEERESSELLGNIALALEIVLDQQSYVRGLGLDSNLKGKVDIAGTAADPQASGTLTIVRGKFDLLGKKFELQEGQVQFQNNVAVIYVKGVHTYPEGEITAEISGTTDNPKIEFSSSPEAAQDEIFAQLLFGKSLTDISPLQAVRLVTVVRTLQTGGTGFDPLASTRDLVGLDTLDFESEATEGGEDQYSLSLGKYITSRIYLELQRSTDPLNPWRAEMQIELRKNLRLDIRSADNEESGGGSVELQWKKDY
- a CDS encoding nucleotidyltransferase family protein, with the protein product MEYSIVVLAAGYSHRFGGDKRLASIQGEPMLLRTLQTALAAASTLENTQVQVVIRARDPVIANGLSKMPVQVLHAPVWPVGIGASLASCVEQIQRQGANPKAVLVCLGDMPFVEPETIVALLQAVREDRICVPVCAGTRGYPIAIGRRYLTALSRLRRTGVEKVLRIYSDAVYDVEVPDPAINCDINRPDDFHAAVRQDLFGKIFASRDTAQGESQPSPLE
- a CDS encoding M90 family metallopeptidase, which codes for MGTFFAIILFAIMIWVVPMMWQRTRRHYLRSRPLSRQQTTILANRLALFPYLPKTRQVELKRNVSLFLRDKEFVGCEGLIITEEMQVVIAAHACVLLLERHNNCYPDLRTVLVYPGAYVAEETRYDGYIRSTHLSARAGEAHYRGPVVLSWQDLQQGLAHPERGHNVAIHEFAHKLDEEDGHVDGRPPFAKSADGKNWAPVMREAFDELRQRIHALRGEVESKGAGSDTPPSVLDTYGAQSPAEFFAVATEAYFIIPVAMAATHPALYREMQKFYRTDPAALLRGSRPDG